From Synechococcus sp. MW101C3, a single genomic window includes:
- the pssD gene encoding PssD/Cps14F family polysaccharide biosynthesis glycosyltransferase: MKILLVCSSGGHFKALQQLADFWGRHPHLWVTFRTPTTETALADEQVLWAHSPTNRNLPNLLRNLGLALQVIRREQPDVILSTGAGVAVPFLLLGKLFRCKTVFIESVTRIETLSLSARLVRPFLDILYVHWPQLQRRYPRAELVQGKLGS, from the coding sequence ATGAAGATCCTCCTGGTCTGCTCTTCAGGGGGGCATTTCAAGGCGCTGCAGCAGCTGGCCGATTTCTGGGGGCGCCATCCCCATCTCTGGGTCACGTTTCGAACGCCCACGACGGAAACGGCCCTGGCCGATGAACAGGTGCTCTGGGCCCACAGCCCCACGAATCGCAACCTGCCGAATCTGCTGCGCAACCTGGGGCTGGCGTTGCAGGTGATCCGCAGAGAGCAGCCAGACGTGATTCTTTCCACCGGCGCCGGTGTGGCTGTTCCCTTTCTTCTTCTCGGTAAGCTGTTTCGATGCAAGACCGTGTTCATCGAGTCCGTGACCCGCATTGAGACGCTCAGCCTGTCGGCGCGGCTGGTGCGACCCTTCCTGGACATCCTCTATGTGCACTGGCCCCAGCTGCAGCGTCGCTATCCCCGGGCCGAACTTGTCCAGGGCAAGCTCGGATCATGA
- a CDS encoding glycosyltransferase family 2 protein has protein sequence MVPDPEQLDDPAISVVVPIYNAAPHIEQTLRSVQNQSLSNWELIAVDDGSTDDSLAIVSRLFGDDPRVHLVSQPNAGVSIARNRGVALSRAPLIAFLDADDLWHADKLRLHVAYHANHPDVGVSFARIAFLSPGGTPTGLLAALPRESHRPVDFLCENPTNTTSNWVLRRQVFDAVGGFVTDMSYSEDLEWLLRVACDGRWQIAGLPQVLTYYRTSAGGLSSSLQRMEQGWLRLISEARGYAPELVANHFATAQAIHLRYLARRSLRLGGAPAIGTDFMLRSLRSDWRILLREPRRTVLTALAVFARQLLAPFRRLGGRHDEARP, from the coding sequence GTGGTTCCTGACCCTGAACAACTGGACGACCCGGCCATTTCCGTGGTGGTACCGATCTACAACGCGGCGCCACACATCGAGCAAACCCTGCGCTCCGTGCAGAACCAGAGCCTGAGCAACTGGGAACTGATCGCTGTTGATGACGGATCCACTGACGACAGCCTCGCGATCGTGTCGCGCCTGTTTGGGGACGATCCCCGGGTGCACCTGGTAAGCCAGCCCAACGCGGGAGTCTCGATCGCCCGCAATCGCGGGGTGGCCCTCAGCCGTGCGCCCCTGATCGCCTTTCTCGATGCCGATGACCTCTGGCATGCCGACAAACTGCGCCTACATGTGGCCTACCACGCCAACCATCCTGATGTCGGCGTGAGTTTCGCCCGCATCGCGTTCCTGTCCCCTGGGGGAACACCCACCGGCCTGCTGGCGGCCCTGCCCCGGGAATCGCATCGGCCGGTGGATTTTCTCTGTGAGAACCCCACCAACACCACGTCGAACTGGGTGCTGCGGCGGCAGGTGTTCGACGCAGTGGGCGGATTCGTCACCGACATGAGTTATTCGGAGGATCTGGAATGGCTGCTGCGGGTGGCCTGCGATGGCCGCTGGCAGATCGCCGGCTTGCCCCAGGTGCTCACCTACTACCGCACCTCGGCCGGTGGGCTCTCCTCGAGCCTGCAACGCATGGAACAGGGCTGGCTGCGGCTGATCAGCGAAGCCCGTGGCTATGCGCCCGAGCTGGTGGCGAACCACTTCGCCACGGCCCAGGCCATCCACCTGCGCTACCTGGCCCGGCGCTCCCTGCGCCTCGGAGGAGCCCCCGCCATCGGCACCGATTTCATGCTGCGCTCCCTGCGCTCGGATTGGCGGATCCTGCTGCGGGAGCCGCGCCGTACCGTGCTCACGGCCCTCGCCGTCTTCGCCCGACAGCTGCTGGCCCCCTTCCGCCGCCTGGGTGGCCGCCACGACGAGGCACGGCCATGA
- a CDS encoding ATP-binding protein: protein MSLPMAADFVPDGQLAVSSDLNQLELVLSWFEGLGHPDVPADVWMQAQLALVEGFTNAVRHAHAHLLSPPQVQLALQRSSRLVRLQIVDHGEAFDLASALVRVEAEIAASGSDPLAREAHWGLVMFLKLQKEYGWTISYCREDDGINVLCLSHPLTADAGAGGSC, encoded by the coding sequence ATGAGTCTGCCCATGGCGGCAGATTTCGTGCCGGATGGGCAGCTTGCGGTCAGCAGTGATCTCAATCAGCTTGAGCTTGTCCTCAGCTGGTTCGAGGGACTGGGCCACCCCGACGTGCCCGCCGATGTCTGGATGCAGGCCCAGCTGGCTCTTGTGGAAGGGTTCACCAACGCCGTGCGCCATGCCCATGCCCACCTGTTGTCGCCACCACAGGTGCAGCTCGCGCTGCAGCGGAGCAGCCGCCTGGTGCGCCTTCAGATTGTCGACCACGGCGAAGCCTTTGATCTGGCGTCGGCACTGGTCAGGGTGGAAGCCGAGATCGCCGCCAGTGGTTCGGACCCCCTGGCCAGGGAGGCCCATTGGGGGCTGGTGATGTTTCTGAAGCTTCAGAAGGAGTATGGCTGGACGATCAGCTACTGCAGGGAGGACGACGGCATCAATGTCCTGTGCCTGAGCCACCCCCTGACGGCGGATGCAGGGGCCGGTGGGTCATGCTGA
- a CDS encoding sugar transferase, translating to MTAHPSPNAAVVRTVQNGVLILQLPPRLTVTEAVAFRAGFCGWLEEVEDLREVILDFGRTASIDSSGIGALVGAIKAVQERAVPLCAWSLHRQVFLALQLTGLEKLLPMAAHSEGLLPQLSHVEDQRPPLTHPSVRSGIKRFMDICGALVGLGITALLFLPLAVAIRLDSPGPILFSQVRCGWMGRHFRIWKFRSMVSDAETLKGSVANQAQGAFFKNDNDPRITKVGRILRKTSLDELPQFWNVLIGDMSLIGTRPATPDEVRRYAIPSWQRFDVRPGLSGEWQVNGRSSIRDFEDVIKLDLRYQQNWSLGYDLRLIARTFLVLLSKDSGAA from the coding sequence ATGACAGCTCACCCTTCTCCCAACGCGGCTGTGGTCAGAACCGTTCAGAACGGGGTGCTGATTCTCCAGCTGCCCCCACGGCTGACCGTCACTGAGGCCGTGGCTTTCCGCGCCGGTTTCTGCGGCTGGCTTGAGGAGGTGGAGGATCTGCGCGAAGTGATCCTGGATTTCGGCAGGACGGCCAGCATCGACAGCAGCGGCATCGGTGCCCTGGTCGGCGCCATCAAGGCCGTCCAGGAGCGGGCCGTTCCCCTCTGCGCCTGGAGCCTGCACCGGCAGGTGTTCCTGGCCCTGCAGTTGACGGGGCTGGAGAAGCTGTTGCCGATGGCAGCCCATTCCGAGGGCCTGCTCCCCCAGCTCTCCCACGTTGAGGACCAGCGCCCCCCCCTCACCCACCCTTCGGTGCGCTCCGGGATCAAGCGGTTCATGGACATCTGTGGCGCACTCGTCGGCCTGGGGATCACGGCGCTGCTGTTCCTGCCCCTGGCCGTGGCCATCCGCCTGGACAGCCCGGGGCCAATCCTGTTCAGTCAGGTGCGCTGCGGCTGGATGGGCCGTCATTTCCGCATCTGGAAGTTCCGCTCGATGGTGAGCGATGCCGAGACCCTCAAAGGCAGTGTGGCGAACCAGGCCCAGGGCGCTTTCTTCAAGAATGACAATGACCCCAGGATCACCAAAGTGGGCCGCATCCTGCGCAAGACCAGCCTCGATGAACTGCCCCAGTTCTGGAACGTGCTGATCGGCGACATGAGCCTGATCGGAACGCGGCCAGCCACCCCGGATGAGGTGCGTCGCTACGCCATTCCCAGTTGGCAGCGGTTTGATGTGCGCCCCGGGCTGAGTGGGGAATGGCAGGTGAATGGCCGCTCTTCCATCCGTGATTTCGAAGATGTGATCAAGCTCGACCTCCGCTACCAGCAGAACTGGAGTCTGGGCTACGACCTCCGACTGATCGCCAGAACATTCCTTGTGCTGCTCAGCAAGGATTCGGGGGCAGCATGA
- a CDS encoding polysaccharide biosynthesis/export family protein produces MSKLLFWLVGLACFVGTPGSSLALPISPGDRVKVTIPEGEEFSGIFEINLNGELEIPFSKGIYAVGLEPEQLQKRVYQALVQQGFFQPSFLRVSLSVIQWAPVPVFVIGSAFQPGRLLINELSDVEQTQTPVQLSGQAPLNRMLTTALRRAGGITPTADVAAIQVKRGSKRQVIDMSGAFTGEPFNDIPLIAGDQVIVPDTGTVNPLIVRPSQITPAEVEINISNLTVPAAGNSVAGIGSQARNFPYGSRLSHAVVSANCAGGTMVTNARRRAILVRTERISGKTTVYERGVEDLLRASTSNANNPYLMADDGVACYDSKMTNFQAVLSIFTQFLNPSVLIYDRSIP; encoded by the coding sequence ATGTCGAAACTTCTTTTTTGGCTTGTTGGGCTCGCTTGCTTTGTTGGCACTCCAGGATCGTCCTTGGCATTACCGATCTCCCCAGGAGATCGAGTCAAGGTGACAATCCCTGAAGGGGAAGAATTCAGTGGCATCTTTGAAATCAATCTGAACGGAGAGCTTGAAATTCCCTTTTCCAAGGGAATCTACGCTGTGGGTCTTGAGCCGGAACAGCTTCAGAAGCGGGTCTATCAAGCCCTGGTGCAACAAGGCTTTTTTCAGCCATCTTTTCTCAGGGTCAGTCTGAGTGTCATTCAATGGGCACCTGTACCGGTCTTTGTCATTGGATCTGCTTTTCAGCCTGGACGGTTATTAATCAACGAGTTAAGTGACGTTGAACAGACACAGACGCCTGTTCAACTTTCTGGACAAGCTCCGCTCAATCGTATGCTCACAACGGCGCTCCGTCGTGCAGGAGGCATTACTCCCACGGCCGATGTCGCCGCGATACAGGTGAAACGAGGTTCAAAAAGGCAAGTGATTGACATGTCCGGTGCTTTTACGGGAGAACCTTTTAACGACATCCCACTCATTGCTGGTGATCAAGTCATTGTTCCGGACACTGGTACCGTTAATCCACTAATCGTGCGCCCTTCTCAGATTACGCCCGCTGAAGTTGAGATTAACATTTCAAATCTTACTGTTCCTGCGGCTGGAAACTCTGTTGCTGGGATTGGCTCTCAGGCTAGGAACTTTCCCTATGGATCTCGCTTGTCCCATGCGGTTGTCTCGGCCAACTGTGCTGGTGGAACCATGGTCACCAATGCGCGACGCCGAGCCATCCTGGTGAGAACTGAAAGGATCTCGGGGAAGACGACTGTCTACGAACGAGGAGTAGAAGATCTTCTTCGCGCGTCTACAAGCAACGCCAACAACCCCTATCTCATGGCAGACGATGGTGTTGCCTGTTATGATTCGAAGATGACCAACTTCCAGGCTGTTCTTAGCATCTTTACTCAGTTTCTGAATCCGTCCGTTTTGATTTATGATCGCAGTATTCCGTAG
- a CDS encoding O-antigen ligase domain-containing protein, with translation MVWWSIVCTYPIWLFGGLYVVGSILCWLLLGCLLIKILARIDHPEENEEISISPVIWLWIIGMIIMEVALIAGHVNFNLGTGAIIKSTIGWAKGWAALALYPLAGALPIRSSIPTRAICIVGFHTLLIMPLLLLTPHLGLPEVLYVSPLRAVGGPGNEFFDVPLYEIDGSTGDLRWRLFAPWGPALGFVGNINFMICLLEKDRKWKVLGIIGSILMCFVCKSRLAQLCIILIPAVTAVVSRLRQPFMLISLGVVSYLGGIFATSILTAISDYWEGFKGARAGSTRVRFALKRIAFHRWETEAPIWGHGVVEGGPHLVEYMAIGSHHTWAGVLFVKGIVGFVALAVPMLVTALDLLRRAASPRYQLGSAGLGIIILLFMYTFGENLEILVYLFWPGMLIMGMALQESKGPLQSEILPVP, from the coding sequence TTGGTCTGGTGGTCGATTGTTTGCACCTACCCCATCTGGCTATTCGGTGGCCTTTATGTTGTGGGGTCTATTCTCTGCTGGCTGCTTCTGGGCTGCCTATTGATTAAGATTCTGGCCCGAATCGATCACCCAGAGGAAAATGAAGAAATTTCCATATCACCCGTGATTTGGCTTTGGATCATCGGCATGATCATCATGGAAGTTGCCTTAATTGCAGGACATGTGAACTTCAACCTCGGGACTGGAGCTATCATCAAGTCCACGATTGGTTGGGCCAAAGGGTGGGCCGCCCTAGCGCTCTATCCGTTAGCAGGAGCTCTGCCGATTCGGAGCAGCATCCCCACGCGTGCCATTTGCATCGTGGGCTTTCATACGCTCCTCATCATGCCGCTCCTTCTGCTAACCCCGCATCTGGGCCTGCCAGAAGTGCTCTATGTTTCGCCATTGAGAGCCGTCGGTGGTCCAGGAAATGAATTCTTTGACGTTCCACTCTACGAGATTGACGGTAGCACCGGTGACCTTCGCTGGCGGCTCTTCGCTCCATGGGGGCCTGCTCTTGGGTTTGTCGGCAATATCAACTTCATGATCTGTCTGCTGGAAAAAGATCGGAAATGGAAGGTTCTGGGCATCATTGGCTCGATCCTCATGTGCTTCGTCTGCAAGTCGCGTCTTGCCCAGCTCTGCATCATCCTGATTCCAGCCGTTACGGCAGTGGTATCCAGGCTGCGTCAACCATTCATGCTGATTTCTCTTGGGGTTGTTTCCTATCTTGGAGGAATCTTTGCTACGTCTATTCTTACCGCCATCAGCGACTACTGGGAAGGGTTCAAAGGTGCTCGGGCTGGCTCTACGCGTGTTCGCTTTGCCTTAAAGCGCATCGCCTTCCATCGCTGGGAGACAGAGGCTCCGATTTGGGGACATGGTGTCGTAGAGGGCGGCCCCCATCTCGTTGAGTACATGGCCATTGGTTCCCATCACACCTGGGCCGGAGTGCTTTTTGTGAAGGGTATTGTTGGCTTCGTCGCTCTGGCTGTTCCCATGTTGGTTACAGCGCTTGATCTATTGCGCCGTGCAGCCAGTCCCCGCTATCAACTTGGCTCAGCCGGGCTGGGAATCATTATTCTCTTGTTCATGTATACATTTGGCGAGAATCTGGAGATTCTAGTCTACCTTTTTTGGCCTGGAATGCTTATCATGGGAATGGCTCTACAGGAGAGCAAAGGCCCGCTCCAGTCAGAAATACTTCCCGTACCGTGA
- a CDS encoding lipopolysaccharide biosynthesis protein has product MRLLSQLKSFIPKDRFIRNIGWMGVGEVGIRVSRLVATVLLARLLSPRDYGLAAIVLTSGELVKVFTRNGIGDKIVQADAEDVQEICQTAWSLNWLIGFSLFVVQIIGSFIFARVYSDNALILPIIVVSFSYLIYPLAMVQTALVRRQNRLKFYSLTNLTAVVTDNLLTGIFALFGMGMWAIVLPKLLVAPVWVAMMLRFEPWRPVMTFTLKRWKSVLGFGSRILGVEMLNTFRENVDYLLIGRFIGVKALGVYYFAFNAGLGLSLSVINALSVSIYSDFCDVRSQPAELKQRFSKNLLTITKVIVPVVALQCSLAPLYVPIVFGQKWVTEGAVPILMLICLSALSRPFANASSMLFRAVGMPQVDLLWNLAFTVALTVAILIGTSWGSLGVAVSVAAAHLTLQPIYLMMGQRLLRRIQVAQPASL; this is encoded by the coding sequence ATGCGTCTGCTCAGCCAGCTGAAGAGTTTCATCCCGAAGGATCGATTCATCCGCAACATCGGCTGGATGGGGGTGGGGGAGGTGGGGATTCGCGTCTCGCGTCTCGTGGCCACAGTGCTGTTGGCCAGGCTGCTGAGCCCCAGGGACTATGGCCTGGCCGCCATCGTGTTGACGTCCGGCGAGCTTGTCAAGGTCTTCACACGCAACGGCATCGGGGACAAGATCGTGCAGGCCGATGCGGAGGATGTCCAAGAGATCTGCCAGACGGCATGGAGCCTGAACTGGCTGATCGGCTTTAGCCTCTTTGTCGTGCAGATCATTGGTTCGTTTATCTTTGCCCGCGTTTACAGCGACAACGCACTGATCCTGCCAATCATTGTGGTGAGTTTCAGCTATCTGATCTACCCACTCGCCATGGTCCAGACGGCCTTGGTACGCAGGCAAAACAGGCTCAAGTTCTACAGCTTGACCAATCTCACGGCGGTCGTCACCGACAATCTGCTGACCGGAATCTTTGCGCTGTTTGGGATGGGCATGTGGGCGATTGTACTGCCCAAGTTGCTGGTGGCTCCGGTCTGGGTCGCGATGATGCTGCGGTTTGAACCCTGGCGCCCCGTCATGACGTTCACCCTCAAACGTTGGAAATCCGTGCTGGGATTCGGCAGTCGCATCCTGGGTGTGGAGATGCTCAACACGTTCCGCGAGAATGTTGATTATCTTTTGATCGGTCGCTTCATCGGTGTCAAAGCACTTGGGGTGTACTACTTCGCCTTCAACGCTGGATTGGGTCTGAGCCTGAGTGTGATCAATGCCCTGTCCGTCTCCATCTACTCCGACTTCTGTGACGTCAGAAGCCAACCCGCCGAACTCAAGCAGCGCTTCAGCAAGAACTTGCTCACTATCACCAAGGTGATCGTGCCCGTTGTGGCGTTGCAATGCAGCCTGGCCCCTCTCTATGTACCGATCGTTTTTGGTCAGAAGTGGGTGACGGAGGGTGCCGTGCCGATCTTGATGCTGATCTGCCTGTCGGCCCTGTCCCGACCCTTCGCCAACGCCTCCTCGATGCTGTTCCGCGCCGTAGGCATGCCCCAGGTGGATCTGCTCTGGAACCTGGCCTTCACGGTGGCCCTTACCGTCGCCATCCTGATCGGCACGTCCTGGGGATCCCTGGGTGTGGCCGTGTCCGTGGCAGCGGCCCATCTCACGCTTCAGCCGATCTACCTGATGATGGGGCAACGGCTGCTGCGAAGGATTCAGGTGGCCCAGCCGGCCAGCCTTTGA
- a CDS encoding glycosyltransferase produces MILVSVGTEQFPFNRLMQWVELLIQQELIDEEIVVQYGTCTFLPSGTTVYRLLKEESFRALVQRARVVIAHCGEGTVLLLDEMQQPFILVPRSVRYQEHVDDHQVELALALTEMGVPIAWSPGDLVRFLLAPFKTSISDVTDSSAQSLCRSLQSHFSPA; encoded by the coding sequence ATGATTCTCGTCAGTGTCGGAACAGAGCAGTTCCCCTTCAATCGGCTGATGCAGTGGGTGGAGCTGCTGATCCAACAAGAGCTCATCGATGAAGAGATCGTCGTTCAATACGGCACCTGTACGTTTCTCCCCAGTGGCACCACCGTGTATCGGCTGTTGAAGGAGGAGTCGTTTCGGGCCCTCGTGCAGAGGGCCCGGGTGGTGATTGCCCACTGCGGAGAGGGCACGGTGCTGTTGCTCGATGAGATGCAGCAGCCCTTCATTCTTGTTCCCCGCAGTGTGCGTTACCAGGAGCATGTGGATGATCATCAGGTGGAACTCGCCCTGGCACTGACGGAAATGGGGGTGCCGATCGCCTGGAGCCCGGGCGATCTGGTTCGCTTTCTTCTGGCGCCTTTCAAGACCTCGATCAGCGACGTGACCGATAGCTCCGCCCAGTCCCTGTGTCGCAGTCTGCAGAGCCACTTTTCTCCGGCATGA
- a CDS encoding glycosyltransferase family 2 protein, with protein sequence MSQSPLVSVVMPLYNSAATVRESLESVLSQTYPNLEILVVNDGSTDDGVAICQGYGDGRVRVVHQQNRGLAGARNTGIRQAKGEFLGFLDSDDLWLPTKVERHVAHLQARPEVGVSFSRSGFIDESSRPIGIYQMPRLQGITPEIVFCRNPIGNGSAVVIRRDVFDAIRFEANLYGEVEDFFFDDTFRQSEDIECWLRIALQTHWRIEGIPEALTLYRISDGGLSANLMKQYASWERVLLKTKATHPEFIAQWGSRARAYQLRYLARRATRQRDGALAVRLLHQSLATDWRVLLEEPRRTLITLLAAYLLRLLPEAPYRWLEGLMLRSTGASQQRRLRGELSR encoded by the coding sequence ATGAGCCAATCCCCCCTGGTCTCAGTGGTGATGCCGCTCTACAACTCCGCCGCCACGGTGAGGGAAAGCCTGGAATCCGTTCTCAGCCAGACCTACCCCAACCTGGAGATCCTGGTGGTGAACGATGGCTCCACCGATGACGGGGTGGCGATCTGCCAGGGGTATGGGGACGGGCGCGTTCGGGTGGTGCATCAGCAGAACCGGGGCCTGGCCGGGGCGCGGAACACAGGCATCCGGCAGGCCAAAGGGGAGTTCCTCGGATTTCTGGACAGCGACGATCTGTGGCTTCCCACCAAGGTGGAGCGGCATGTGGCCCATCTGCAAGCGCGGCCGGAGGTGGGTGTCAGCTTTTCTCGCTCCGGATTCATCGATGAGAGCTCCAGGCCGATCGGGATCTACCAGATGCCGAGGCTGCAGGGCATCACGCCGGAGATCGTCTTCTGCCGCAATCCGATCGGCAATGGCTCAGCTGTGGTGATCCGCCGAGACGTCTTTGACGCCATTCGCTTTGAGGCGAATCTCTATGGCGAAGTGGAAGACTTCTTCTTTGACGACACCTTTCGACAGTCCGAAGACATTGAGTGCTGGCTGCGGATTGCGCTGCAGACCCATTGGCGGATCGAGGGAATCCCCGAGGCACTGACGCTCTACCGCATCAGCGACGGCGGACTCTCGGCCAATCTGATGAAGCAGTACGCCTCCTGGGAGCGGGTTCTGCTCAAGACCAAAGCCACCCACCCCGAATTCATCGCCCAATGGGGCTCCAGGGCCCGCGCCTATCAGCTGCGCTACCTGGCCCGCCGGGCCACCCGCCAGCGGGACGGCGCCCTGGCCGTGCGTCTGCTGCACCAATCCCTGGCCACCGACTGGAGGGTGCTGCTCGAGGAACCGCGACGTACCTTGATCACGCTGCTGGCCGCCTACCTGCTGCGGCTGTTGCCGGAGGCTCCCTATCGCTGGCTGGAGGGTCTGATGCTGCGCTCCACGGGGGCCAGTCAGCAGCGGCGCCTGCGTGGGGAACTGAGCCGATGA
- a CDS encoding glycosyltransferase family 2 protein translates to MGAIGAGRTVLPPDSRVKIYAICLIKNEGDVIADCLIHALTFCDRIFVLDNGSTDGTWETVNALAQHYPAIVIEDQLLIPFRDGMRSIVYNKHNHELADQDWWLRLDGDEFLEGDPREVLATANREKADFVTAWNLQFYYTDADYKNWAAEKLEPHRPITERRLYYSANWREYRFFRNQPHQPWNVAVAPQWPNGLTKACSQRLYNRHYPYRTPDQIKEKLQARYGHEQFRHIDSVDWTSKLLPARQLNHFQEGQPPIINQFDYYAKRLRMIRITLMGRIRAVLRRLLGGHRSSHTS, encoded by the coding sequence ATGGGTGCCATCGGAGCAGGCCGTACCGTCCTCCCGCCCGATTCACGCGTGAAGATCTACGCCATCTGTCTGATCAAGAATGAGGGCGACGTCATTGCGGATTGTCTGATTCATGCGCTGACGTTCTGTGATCGCATTTTCGTTCTCGATAACGGCAGCACCGATGGAACCTGGGAAACCGTGAATGCCCTGGCACAGCACTATCCGGCGATTGTGATCGAGGACCAGCTCCTGATCCCATTCCGCGATGGGATGCGCTCGATCGTCTACAACAAACACAACCACGAACTGGCTGATCAGGATTGGTGGCTACGGCTCGATGGGGATGAGTTCCTCGAAGGGGACCCCAGAGAGGTGCTGGCCACGGCCAACCGTGAGAAAGCCGATTTCGTGACGGCCTGGAATCTGCAGTTCTACTACACGGATGCCGATTACAAGAATTGGGCGGCTGAGAAGCTTGAACCCCACCGTCCCATCACCGAACGGCGCTTGTACTACTCGGCCAATTGGCGAGAGTACCGCTTCTTCCGCAACCAACCCCATCAGCCCTGGAACGTAGCGGTGGCCCCACAGTGGCCCAACGGACTCACCAAAGCCTGCTCGCAGCGTCTCTACAATCGCCACTACCCCTACCGCACGCCTGACCAGATCAAGGAGAAGCTTCAGGCCCGCTACGGCCACGAACAGTTTCGCCATATCGACTCCGTCGACTGGACATCCAAGTTGCTGCCTGCGCGCCAACTGAACCACTTCCAGGAGGGTCAGCCGCCCATCATCAACCAGTTCGATTACTACGCCAAACGCCTGCGGATGATCCGGATCACCCTGATGGGACGCATCAGGGCCGTCCTGCGTCGTCTTCTGGGTGGCCACCGCTCCAGCCATACGTCGTAG